A genomic window from Silene latifolia isolate original U9 population chromosome Y, ASM4854445v1, whole genome shotgun sequence includes:
- the LOC141634316 gene encoding uncharacterized protein LOC141634316 isoform X1 has protein sequence MSSRACSKGKRPSSSTSKKQPSKKTSTPATSPWPPFRPRTNATKLTAAYNRLAELEIRSTRFFDDSLLESLKLKPDLDMIFDRVGWGDFYRAKPQTFKKPTLEFLATYSVNETNGKVTFRLRGDEYELTYSPLAKACGLPEGGDKTPSDKPHPSFDEQAFWKAITGGYAYRAQHLKASHIINPCVRLIHRFLTCVFFGKQQVGTVSKPDLFVLWVIVIGHSSVTLNAGAWLATHLLTASDQTSGIIHISGLVTLIACSLGVNCSDASDEAYGHRMLNSNVLSSMFMLSSRDGDDTEFDFDWLVGYPARILFPLPKPTHTTVQVEENYLLSTQIVDGGTATATREEDLNPQQENISIDQEPGHTQVLSSSLSSRFDELVDNQYMIMGMMHAILDLQLKRDPAFVDPRPALKASLRETRGCRISDQPRPSSGEGDASRPD, from the coding sequence ATGTCGAGTCGTGCTTGTTCCAAGGGCAAACGCCCGTCATCATCGACCTCGAAAAAACAGCCTTCTAAGAAAACTTCTACCCCTGCAACCAGTCCTTGGCCACCTTTCCGACCCCGCACGAATGCGACTAAACTCACTGCTGCCTATAATCGTCTTGCTGAGCTTGAAATTAGATCCACTCGATTCTTTGACGATTCTCTACTTGAAAGTTTAAAGCTGAAACCCGACCTTGACATGATTTTTGATAGAGTGGGGTGGGGTGATTTTTACCGCGCTAAACCACAGACCTTCAAGAAACCCACCCTTGAATTTCTTGCTACATACTCTGTGAATGAAACCAATGGAAAAGTCACTTTCCGCCTTCGAGGCGATGAGTATGAACTCACTTATTCTCCGTTGGCCAAGGCTTGCGGTCTCCCCGAGGGAGGCGACAAAACCCCTAGCGATAAACCCCATCCATCCTTTGATGAACAGGCCTTTTGGAAGGCCATTACTGGAGGTTATGCTTATCGCGCTCAACATTTAAAAGCCTCTCATATTATAAACCCTTGCGTTCGACTTATCCACCGCTTTCTCACTTGTGTGTTCTTTGGAAAGCAACAAGTCGGTACAGTGTCTAAACCTGATCTTTTCGTCCTATGGGTTATTGTTATTGGTCACTCTTCTGTCACCCTTAATGCGGGCGCCTGGCTTGCCACGCACTTGCTGACCGCCTCTGACCAGACCTCTGGAATAATTCATATTAGTGGATTAGTCACTTTGATAGCCTGCTCCTTAGGGGTTAATTGCTCTGATGCCTCCGATGAAGCCTATGGTCATCGTATGCTTAATTCCAATGTCCTCTCCTCCATGTTCATGTTATCTAGTCGCGACGGTGATGATACTGAGTTTGACTTTGACTGGCTGGTGGGGTATCCAGCTAGAATTCTTTTTCCTTTGCCCAAACCCACACATACTACAGTTCAAGTGGAAGAAAACTACCTTTTATCCACTCAAATAGTTGATGGTGGGACTGCTACTGCTACTCGGGAAGAGGATTTGAACCCCCAACAAGAGAATATTTCCATTGATCAAGAACCGGGCCATACTCAGGTTTTGTCTTCTTCCTTGTCTTCTAGGTTCGACGAATTGGTTGATAACCAGTATATGATTATGGGTATGATGCATGCTATTCTTGACTTGCAACTTAAACGTGACCCTGCTTTTGTAGACCCTCGACCTGCTCTCAAGGCTTCACTTAGGGAGACACGTGGTTGCCGCATCTCTGACCAGCCTAGACCCTCCTCTGGAGAGGGTGATGCGTCCAGACCTGACTGA
- the LOC141634316 gene encoding uncharacterized protein LOC141634316 isoform X2 translates to MSSRACSKGKRPSSSTSKKQPSKKTSTPATSPWPPFRPRTNATKLTAAYNRLAELEIRSTRFFDDSLLESLKLKPDLDMIFDRVGWGDFYRAKPQTFKKPTLEFLATYSVNETNGKVTFRLRGDEYELTYSPLAKACGLPEGGDKTPSDKPHPSFDEQAFWKAITGGYAYRAQHLKASHIINPCVRLIHRFLTCVFFGKQQVGTVSKPDLFVLWVIVIGHSSVTLNAGAWLATHLLTASDQTSGIIHISGLVTLIACSLGVNCSDASDEAYGHRMLNSNVLSSMFMLSSRDGDDTEFDFDWLVGYPARILFPLPKPTHTTVQVEENYLLSTQIVDGGTATATREEDLNPQQENISIDQEPGHTQTLDLLSRLHLGRHVVAASLTSLDPPLERVMRPDLTDT, encoded by the exons ATGTCGAGTCGTGCTTGTTCCAAGGGCAAACGCCCGTCATCATCGACCTCGAAAAAACAGCCTTCTAAGAAAACTTCTACCCCTGCAACCAGTCCTTGGCCACCTTTCCGACCCCGCACGAATGCGACTAAACTCACTGCTGCCTATAATCGTCTTGCTGAGCTTGAAATTAGATCCACTCGATTCTTTGACGATTCTCTACTTGAAAGTTTAAAGCTGAAACCCGACCTTGACATGATTTTTGATAGAGTGGGGTGGGGTGATTTTTACCGCGCTAAACCACAGACCTTCAAGAAACCCACCCTTGAATTTCTTGCTACATACTCTGTGAATGAAACCAATGGAAAAGTCACTTTCCGCCTTCGAGGCGATGAGTATGAACTCACTTATTCTCCGTTGGCCAAGGCTTGCGGTCTCCCCGAGGGAGGCGACAAAACCCCTAGCGATAAACCCCATCCATCCTTTGATGAACAGGCCTTTTGGAAGGCCATTACTGGAGGTTATGCTTATCGCGCTCAACATTTAAAAGCCTCTCATATTATAAACCCTTGCGTTCGACTTATCCACCGCTTTCTCACTTGTGTGTTCTTTGGAAAGCAACAAGTCGGTACAGTGTCTAAACCTGATCTTTTCGTCCTATGGGTTATTGTTATTGGTCACTCTTCTGTCACCCTTAATGCGGGCGCCTGGCTTGCCACGCACTTGCTGACCGCCTCTGACCAGACCTCTGGAATAATTCATATTAGTGGATTAGTCACTTTGATAGCCTGCTCCTTAGGGGTTAATTGCTCTGATGCCTCCGATGAAGCCTATGGTCATCGTATGCTTAATTCCAATGTCCTCTCCTCCATGTTCATGTTATCTAGTCGCGACGGTGATGATACTGAGTTTGACTTTGACTGGCTGGTGGGGTATCCAGCTAGAATTCTTTTTCCTTTGCCCAAACCCACACATACTACAGTTCAAGTGGAAGAAAACTACCTTTTATCCACTCAAATAGTTGATGGTGGGACTGCTACTGCTACTCGGGAAGAGGATTTGAACCCCCAACAAGAGAATATTTCCATTGATCAAGAACCGGGCCATACTCAG ACCCTCGACCTGCTCTCAAGGCTTCACTTAGGGAGACACGTGGTTGCCGCATCTCTGACCAGCCTAGACCCTCCTCTGGAGAGGGTGATGCGTCCAGACCTGACTGACACATGA